The Salvia miltiorrhiza cultivar Shanhuang (shh) chromosome 1, IMPLAD_Smil_shh, whole genome shotgun sequence genome has a window encoding:
- the LOC130999852 gene encoding H/ACA ribonucleoprotein complex subunit 3-like protein, whose amino-acid sequence MYLQFYINDNGDKVYTTKKESPVGLATESAHPARFSPDDKYSRQRILLKKRFGLLPTQHPPPKY is encoded by the exons ATGTATCTCCAATTTTACATCAACGATAACGGTGACAAAGTTTACACTACCAAG AAGGAGTCACCTGTAGGTTTGGCAACGGAATCAGCTCATCCTG CCCGATTCTCTCCCGATGATAAATACTCAAGGCAGAGAATTCTTCTGAAGAAGCGCTTTGGTCTGCTTCCAACCCAACACCCGCCTCCAAAGTACTGA
- the LOC130999843 gene encoding protein CHROMATIN REMODELING 8: protein MKEEEEDRVLLSALGVTSANPEDIERDIIEKAREDAGDSDKTAEVKEEELDAVKSNGTSSHGHGNLVNKLRAVKLELDAVRSAVEQLENFKRDKDQLSDEDDKAEQHNAEGDTIVLQSSSSVTLQHALAADRLESLIKTRAQLEKEISESSKSNQDDDRLIRNLVKEAPKSKRGLKEVDNISRNKNKRLKKVSVDDDDDFEAILNAASAGFVETERDELIRKGILTPFHKLKGYERRIQEPGSSSRHMASEDPMESNDLASSSIARAVQSMSKASKARPTTKMLDPEVVPKLDPPSFPFQRLQIPLKIPQSLKAESEKVKEITRKKRRPQPGKKWKKLASREVKLEEDGDLRTSNIDGDEGSSFVTLEGGLKIPETIFGKLFDYQKVGVQWLWELHCQRAGGIIGDEMGLGKTIQILAFLGSLHFSGLYKPSIIICPVTLLRQWKREAKKWYSNFHVELLHDSAQETHSRKKQPRSSDSDCDTDELSDSDYEEKSSSKSTNKWDSLINRVMRSESGLLITTYEQLRLQGEKLLDIEWGYAVLDEGHRIRNPNAEVTLVCKQLQTVHRVIMTGAPIQNKLSELWSLFDFVFPGKLGVLPVFEAEFAVPISVGGYANATPLQVSTAYRCAVVLRDLIMPYLLRRMKADVDAQLPKKTEHVLFCSLTHEQRSVYRAFLASSEVEQIFDGSRNTLYGIDVMRKICNHPDLLEREHSHANPYYGNPKRSGKMKVVAEVLTHEQRSVYRAFLASSKVEKKNDGSRNPLYGIDVMRKICNHPDLLEREHSHANPDYGNPKRSGKMKVVAEVLNAWKEQGHRVLLFTQTTQMLDIMENFLVAGGYNYRRMDGLTPVKQRMALIDEFNNTDDVFIFILTTKVGGLGTNLTGANRVIIFDPDWNPSTDMQARERAWRIGQKKDVTVYRLITRGTIEEKVYQRQIYKHFLTNKILKNPQQRRFFKARDMKDLFILNDDGDGGSTETSSIFSLLSQKVNVIGASNDKQDESKSLKSSTCKTDDLIIDLQKNEVGKSIGQDNASLSDEKADEETNFLQSLFDTHGIHSAVNHDAIMNANDEEKLKLEEEASKVAQRASEALRQSRMLRNRESITVPTWTGRSGAAGAPSSVRRKFGSTVNSHLVSSKQPEVVSNNGASKLNGFAAGVSSGEALSSGELLARLKRNQEEAVSDGLEHQLAIGTPCNGRERSAANGHSRSASNAGVLPELLIRQICSFIQQKGGSSTSASIVDHFKDRIPSKDLPLFKNLLKEIASLEKNPTGSYWVLKPEYHDQ from the exons AtgaaagaagaggaagaagacaGGGTTTTACTGAGTGCTTTAGGTGTCACGTCAGCCAATCCAGAAGATATTGAGCGTGACATCATAGAGAAG GCGAGAGAAGATGCAGGAGACTCTGATAAAACTGCTGAAGTCAAAGAGGAGGAACTTGATGCAGTAAAGAGCAATGGGACCTCATCTCACGGCCATGGTAACTTGGTTAACAAATTGAGGGCAGTCAAACTTGAATTAGATGCTGTTAGATCTGCTGTGGAACAGTTAGAGAACTTCAAGAGAGACAAGGATCAACTTTCAGATGAGGATGACAAGGCAGAGCAGCATAATGCAGAAGGGGATACAATTGTTCTGCAGTCATCTTCAAGTGTGACCCTTCAGCATGCTCTTGCTGCAGATCGATTAGAAAGCCTGATAAAAACGAGGGCACAACTTGAGAAAGAAATTTCAGAATCTTCTAAGAGTAACCAAGATGACGACAGGTTGATAAGAAACCTTGTAAAAGAAGCGCCCAAATCTAAGCGAGGGTTGAAAGAGGTTGATAATATAAGTCGTAATAAGAACAAACGGCTTAAAAAAGTTTcagttgatgatgatgatgattttgaaGCCATTTTGAACGCAGCATCTGCGGGGTTTGTGGAGACT GAAAGGGATGAGCTAATTCGGAAAGGAATTTTGACTCCCTTTCACAAGCTTAAAGGATATGAACGCCGTATTCAAGAACCAGGGTCATCCAGTAGACACATGGCATCTGAGGACCCAATGGAATCTAATGATCTTGCTTCCTCAAGCATAGCCAGGGCTGTCCAGTCAATGTCAAAGGCTTCAAAAGCACGTCCAACAACCAAGATGCTTGATCCTGAAGTAGTACCGAAACTTGACCCACCCAGCTTCCCATTTCAAAGGCTCCAGATACCTTTGAAGATCCCTCAATCCCTCAAAGCAGAGTCAGAGAAGGTAAAAGAAAtcacaagaaagaaaagaaggCCTCAGCCTGGGAAAAAGTGGAAAAAGTTGGCCTCTCGTGAGGTAAAACTTGAGGAAGACGGAG ATTTGAGGACTTCCAATATTGATGGTGatgaaggatcgtcctttgtaACTCTTGAGGGGGGATTAAAAATCCCAGAAACTATTTTTGGCAAACTTTTTGACTATCAGAAGGTTGGTGTCCAATGGTTATGGGAACTTCATTGTCAAAGAGCAGGTGGAATAATTGGAGATGAGATGGGCCTTGGTAAAACCATACAGATCTTGGCCTTCCTCGGATCATTGCATTTCAGTGGATTGTACAAACCCAGCATTATAATTTGTCCAGTCACACTCCTGCGGCAGTGGAAGCGAGAAGCTAAGAAATGGTACTCAAACTTCCATGTGGAGTTATTACATGATTCTGCCCAGGAAACACACAGTAGGAAAAAGCAACCAAGATCAAGTGATAGTGATTGTGATACTGATGAATTAAGTGACAGTGATTATGAAGAAAAATCATCGTCAAAAAGTACTAACAAGTGGGATTCTTTGATAAATCGTGTCATGAGATCAGAATCTGGACTGCTGATAACCACATATGAGCAACTTCGTCTGCAAGGGGAAAAATTGCTTGATATTGAATGGGGATATGCAGTTTTAGATGAAGGACATCGAATTCGGAATCCAAATGCTGAAGTCACTCTTGTTTGCAAACAGTTGCAGACTGTTCATCGCGTAATAATGACTGGTGCTCCTATTCAGAACAAGCTATCTGAGTTGTggtctttatttgattttgtgttCCCTGGGAAGTTGGGTGTCTTGCCAGTATTTGAGGCAGAGTTTGCAGTACCCATATCCGTTGGTGGTTATGCTAATGCAACTCCATTACAAGTATCCACTGCCTACAG ATGTGCTGTTGTCCTACGTGACTTGATCATGCCTTATCTCCTACGTCGAATGAAAGCGGATGTGGATGCTCAGCTTCCAAAGAAGACTGAACATGTCCTCTTCTGCAGTCTTACGCATGAGCAGCGATCCGTGTATCGTGCTTTTCTGGCTAGCTCAGAAGTTGAACAAATTTTTGATGGAAGCAGAAACACTTTATATGGAATCGATGTTATGCGTAAAATTTGTAACCATCCGGACCTTCTTGAGAGAGAACATTCTCATGCAAATCCATATTATGGGAATCCCAAACGCAGTGGAAAAATGAAAGTTGTTGCTGAAGTACTTACGCATGAGCAGCGATCCGTGTATCGTGCTTTTCTTGCTAGCtcaaaagttgaaaaaaaaaatgatggaaGCAGAAACCCTTTATATGGAATCGATGTTATGCGTAAAATTTGTAACCATCCGGACCTTCTTGAGAGAGAACATTCTCATGCAAATCCAGATTATGGGAATCCCAAACGCAGTGGAAAAATGAAAGTTGTTGCTGAAGTACTTAATGCATGGAAAGAGCAGGGACACCGCGTTCTTCTTTTTACGCAAACAACTCAGATGCTTGACATCATGGAGAATTTTCTTGTTGCCGGTGGCTATAATTACAGGAGAATGGATGGTTTGACTCCTGTGAAACAAAGAATGGCTCTGATAGATGAGTTTAACAATACAGATGATGTTTTCATTTTCATCTTAACAACCAAGGTTGGTGGTCTGGGAACAAACTTAACTGGTGCGAACAGAGTGATAATCTTTGACCCTGACTGGAATCCCTCAACGGATATGCAG GCTAGAGAACGTGCATGGCGTATTGGTCAGAAAAAAGATGTAACAGTTTATAGATTGATTACTCGTGGAACCATTGAAGAGAAGGTTTATCAGAGGCAGATATATAAGCATTTCCTTACCAATAAGATATTGAAGAATCCGCAGCAGAGAAGATTCTTTAAAGCCCGAGACATGAAGGATCTTTTCATATTGAATGATGATGGTGATGGTGGTTCTACTGAAACATCTAGCATTTTTAGCCTGTTATCTCAAAAAGTAAATGTTATTGGAGCTAGCAATGATAAGCAGGATGAGTCGAAATCCCTGAAATCTAGCACATGCAAAACTGATGATTTAATAATTGATTTGCAAAAAAACGAGGTAGGTAAAAGTATTGGTCAGGACAACGCCAGTCTCAGTGATGAGAAAGCAGATGAAGAGACAAACTTTTTGCAGAGTCTCTTTGATACTCATGGTATTCAT AGTGCTGTGAACCATGATGCAATTATGAATGCGAATGATGAAGAGAAGCTGAAGCTCGAGGAGGAGGCCTCAAAGGTTGCCCAAAGAGCCTCGGAAGCGTTGCGACAGTCACGAATGCTACGGAACCGAGAAAGTATAACTGTTCCAACATGGACTGGCAGATCAGGAGCTGCTGGTGCACCATCATCAGTGAGGAGGAAATTTGGCTCTACAGTTAATTCGCACTTGGTGAGTTCAAAGCAACCAGAAGTAGTTTCAAATAATGGTGCCAGCAAGTTAAATGGATTTGCTGCTGGGGTGTCTTCTGGTGAAGCCTTATCCTCGGGAGAGTTGTTAGCTAGGTTAAAAAGAAACCAAGAAGAAGCTGTCAGTGATGGGCTTGAACACCAGTTAGCCATTGGTACACCCTGCAATGGAAGAGAACGGTCAGCAGCTAATGGGCATTCTAGATCAGCAAGCAATGCTGGAGTACTTCCAGAACTTCTGATTCGTCAAATCTGTTCTTTCATTCAGCAAAAAGGTGGGAGCTCAACTTCAGCCAGCATAGTGGATCACTTCAAAGACAGGATACCTTCAAAAGATTTGCCTTTGTTCAAGAATCTTCTCAAGGAGATAGCTTCGTTGGAGAAAAACCCCACTGGATCATATTGGGTTCTGAAGCCAGAATATCATGATCAATAA